From the genome of Spinacia oleracea cultivar Varoflay chromosome 2, BTI_SOV_V1, whole genome shotgun sequence, one region includes:
- the LOC110783018 gene encoding multiple organellar RNA editing factor 3, mitochondrial isoform X1, producing the protein MEFPTDPKPSNEEIIDSYVNTLNPIVGSEKEAKKIYSVSTTTYTGYGALISKEMTYKVKVQLKDKDFHSMGHRKAAGMGGLIIYCKVLLFQYNQ; encoded by the exons ATGGAGTTTCCTACTGACCCTAAACCTTCTAATGAAGAAATAATTGATTCTTATGTTAACACCCTAAATCCAATTGTTGGCAG TGAGAAAGAGGCGAAGAAGATTTACTCTGTTTCAACGACGACATATACTGGGTATGGTGCTTTGATTTCTAAGGAGATGACTTACAAAGTTAAAG TTCAGTTGAAAGATAAGGACTTCCATTCTATGGGGCACAGGAAAGCAGCAGGAATGGGGGGATTGATAATTTACTG CAAAGTCCTGCTTTTCCAGTACAACCAGTAA
- the LOC110783018 gene encoding multiple organellar RNA editing factor 3, mitochondrial isoform X2, with product MEFPTDPKPSNEEIIDSYVNTLNPIVGSEKEAKKIYSVSTTTYTGYGALISKEMTYKVKAKSCFSSTTSKHERHSCTSVKIEGRGRYI from the exons ATGGAGTTTCCTACTGACCCTAAACCTTCTAATGAAGAAATAATTGATTCTTATGTTAACACCCTAAATCCAATTGTTGGCAG TGAGAAAGAGGCGAAGAAGATTTACTCTGTTTCAACGACGACATATACTGGGTATGGTGCTTTGATTTCTAAGGAGATGACTTACAAAGTTAAAG CAAAGTCCTGCTTTTCCAGTACAACCAGTAAACATGAACGACACTCATGTACATCTGTCAAAATTGAAGGAAGAGGTAGATACATCTGA